Sequence from the Streptomyces peucetius genome:
TAGAACTCGGCGACCACGTCGATCGGGGTGGACTCGATCATCCGTTCCGCGAACCTGGCCACCGCGGGGTCGACGTCCTTGGAGGAGAACGAATACCGCTTGACGAGCCCCGCGAACAGGTCGGCGGTGGCCCGCCGGCCCCGTTCGACCAGCTCGGCCTGGGAGCCGAGGGCCCGCAGCACGCCCGGCAGCACGCGTCTGACCGCGTTCACCCCGGCCACCGGCAGGCCGTAGCTGACCTCGCCGAGCTTCCCGGAGGAGGTGCCGACGAACGCCGCGCCGACCACGCGTTCCCGTACCAGCTCCGGGTGGTGGGCCGCGAGGGCCATCATCGTCATGCCGCCCATGGAGTGGCCGACGAGGACCAGCGGCCCTCCGGGCGCCGCCGCGTCGATGACGGTCTTCAGGTCCCGGCCCAGCCGGTCGATGGTGACCGGCCGGCCGCCGGAACCGTCCTGCGACGTGCCCCGGGCGGAACGGCCGTGGCTGCGCTGGTCCCAGTGGACCGTGCGGACCAGGCCGCGCAGCGCGGCGCGCTGGAAGTGCCACGAGTCCTGGCTGAGGCAGTAGCCGTGGCTGAACACGACCGTCACCGGCGCCGGCGTCTTGTGCCCGAAGAGCCTGCGGCGGCGCGGTGCGGCGGCCTCGGGATCGACTTCGTCGACCTCGTAGTAGAGCGCCGTGCCGTCGTCGGCCAGGGCCTTCCCGGGGGTGCCGCGCAGGGCGCCGTACGGGCCCGCGGCGTCGAGTGCGAGCCGGGCCTTCCTGCGCATCCCGCGGCCGACGGTGAGCCGTTCGAGCGCGACACCCGCGGCGGCGCCCGCCGCGACCACGCCTATCGCCGCCCCGGCGAAGCCCGCGCGCCGCCAGTTGCCCGACGCCGCTTCCGCTGCCGCGGCAGCGGCGCCGACGGCGGCCTCGGCCACGTCCCCCGTACCGGTCTCGCTCACCGTGCCGCTCTCCTACTCGTGGGGGTGTTTCCCTGAGGTCTCGAAGGCCTCGGGGTCCTCGTTCAGGTGGACGCGCGGGACCCGCGTACCGATGCGTGTGACGATCTCGTACGCGATGGTGTCCGCGGCCTGCGCCCAGTCCTCGGCGCTCGGTTCGCCCCGGTCGCCCGGGCCGAACAGCACGGCCTCCGAACCCTCCGGGACCCGCTGCCCGCCGAGGTCCACGACGAACTGGTCCATGGCGACCCGTCCGGCCACCCGTCGCCATTCGCCCGCGACGAGGACCGGTCCGCGGCCGGAGGCGTGACGCGGGATGCCGTCCGCGTAGCCGACGGGGATCAGACCGAGGGTGGTCTCCGCGTCGGTGACGTAGTGGTGGCCGTAGCTGACGCCGTGGCCGGCGGGTACGTGCTTGACGAGGGCGACGGAGGCGGCGAGCGTCATCACGGGGCGCAGCCCGAAGTCGGCGGGCGTGCCCAGCTCCGGGCTCGGCGAGATGCCGTACATCGCGATGCCGGTGCGCACGAGGTCGAAGTGCGATTCCGGGATCGTGAGCGTCGCCGGGGAGTTGGCCATGTGGCGCACCTCCGGCTCGATGCCGGCCTTCTCCGCGTGGTCCACCATGTCGTGGAAGACGCCCAGTTGGGCGGCGATCGAGGGGTGGCCCGGCTCGTCGGCGCAGGCGAAGTGGGACCACAGGCCGGTGACGTCGACGAGACCGTCCTCCTCGGCGGCGCGGGCTGCGGCGACGAGTTCGGGCCAGTCGGCGGGCTGGCAGCCGTTGCGCCCGAGGCCGGTGTCGGCCTTGAGCTGGACACGGGCGGGCCGGCCCGCCTCCTTCGCCGCCGCGGTCACCTCTTCGAGCGCCCACATGCCGCTCACCGACATGTCGAGGTCCGCTTCGATGCCCTCGCGCCAGGGTCCGCCGGGCGTCCACAGCCAGCACATGATCCGGCCCTGGATGCCGGCGTCGCGCAGGGTGAGCGCCTCGTGGGGGGTGGCCGTACCGAGCCAGGTGGCGCCGGCTTCGAGCGCCGCGCGGGCGCAGGGCACCATGCCGTGGCCGTACGCGTCCGACTTGACCACGGCCATCAGCGCGGCCCGCGGGGCGCGGGCGCGCAGGGCGCGCACGTTGGCGCGCAGGGCTGCGAGGTCGATCTCGGCCCGTGCGCGCAGAGGTGCGGTTCGGCGGGGCGGTGCTGTGTGGCTCATCGCACTCAGTGTCTCAGAGCCGTACGACGGGATCCGTACGGCGGGCGGTCGCGTGCGTCACGGCGCGGGCGCCGGTGGTACGGGGGCGCGCGCCCTCGCACGTGCCGGGCGGCGCCGTCTCGCACGCGGCCCGTGGCCGGCCGCCGGTACGCGCAGGGTGCGCGCACGCCGCCCCACGCCGACCCGTGACCACGGCGTGTCGCCACCCGTGACCGCCGGGCAGGCGTGCACGCACGTGTCGTCCCCGGTGACGCCCGGCCGGCCCGACGTCTACGGCCGCCGCGAGCGGCACGTCGGCGGCACGGGCGGCCGGGGCGCGCACTCGCGTCATCCCTGGAGTCACCCGGGCGACGCCCGGCCCGGCGTCGTCAGCCGGCGCACACGTCCCGCCATGCCGCCGGGAGCGCCGCCGCCACCTCCGTCGCCGTGACCGGGGCGCCCTGCGCCGCCGCGTGACGGGCCGCCAGCCCGTGCAGATACGCGGCGGCCGAGCCCGCGTCCCGCGCGTCGAGCCCGGCGGCGAGCAGCGAACCGGCCAGCCCGGACAGCACGTCTCCGCTGCCCGCCGTGGCCAGCCACGGAGTGCCCATCGAGTTGACCCGGACCGGTGAACGCTCCCGGTCGGGCGCGGCGACCAGGGTCGTCGACCCCTTGAGCAGCACCGTGGCCCCGAAACGCGCGGCGAGTTCGCGTACGGAGTCGAGCCGCGCGGCCTCCACCGCCTCCCGCGCCACGCCGAGCAGCGCCGCCGCCTCTCCCGCGTGCGGGGTCAGCAGGGTGGGGGCCTGCCGGTCGCGTACGGCCGCGACGTCCAGCAGGCGCAGTCCGTCCGCGTCGACGAGCACAGGCACGTCGGAGGCGAGGACCTCCCGTACCGCGTCCGCGTCGTCGCCGAGCCCCGGTCCGACGACCCACGCCTGGACGCGGCCCGCCTTGCCCGGGGGGCCCGCGTGGACCAGGGTCTCGGGGAAGTGGGCGATCACCGCGTCCGCCGCCGGGCCGACGTACCGCACGGCGCCCGAACCGCCGCGCAGCGCCCCCGCGACCGACAGCACGGCCGCACCCGGATAGCGCGCGGAACCGGCGACGACGCCGACGACCCCGCGCCGGTACTTGTCGCTCTCGGCGGCCGGCACCGGCAGCATCCGGCCCACGTCGGCGTGCTGGAGTGCCTCCAGCTCCGGCAGGGACGGCAGGTGGTCCTCCAGGCCGATGCCCACGAGCCGCACGGTGCCCGCGTACTCCTTGCCCGGATCGACGAGCAGCCCCGGCTTGTACGTCCCGAACGTGACGGTCGCGTCCGCGCGCAGCGCCTCGCCCCGCACCTGGCCCGTGTCCGCCTCGATCCCGCTGGGCAGGTCGACGGCGACGACCGCGGCGTCCGAGCCGCGGGCGGCCCGGGCCACGGGGACCGCCTCGGCGCGCAGACCGCCGTGGCCGCCGATGCCGGTGATCCCGTCGAGCACCAGGTCGGCGGAGGCGAGCGCCTCGAACGGGTCGTCGGCGACATGACCGCCGGCCGCGAGCAGCGCCGTGAGACCGCCGCGGTGTACACGGTCGCGCGCGAGCGGCACGGCGACGACACCGGCGCCGCGACGCGCCAGCCGGGCCCCGGCGTACAGGGCGTCGCCGCCGTTGTCACCGCTGCCGACGAGCAGCACGATCCGTGCGCCGTACACCCTGCCCAGCAGCCCGGCACAGGCGGCGGCCAGCCCGGCGGCGGCGCGCTGCATCAGCGCGCCCTCCGGCAGCCGCGCCATCAGCTGTGCCTCGGCGTGCCTCACGGTCTCCACGCTGTACGCAGTACGCATGCCCACGAGTCTGCCGCACCTGCCCCTGGCGGCGCGCGGCCGTCACGGGGCCGGTCCCCCGCCCGCCAAAGACGTCACTCCGCGGGGCCGGCACGTGCCGGTCCCGTCGGGGCTCCGCCCCGAATCCCGCGCCTCGAACTCCCCACGACGGCCTGGCGGCCGGGGGTGAAGGTACCTCCCACGCCGCCGGGTGCAGGGGGAGTGCCCCCAGCAAGGCTGGATGTGCCCCCGGCCGAGGAACCACTGCCCCGGAGGGTGCGGACCGGGCCAAGCCCTGCGGGCAGGCCCGGTCCGCCGAAGGCCGCCCGGCGGGCGGGCCGGGGTCCGGGGCTGGAACCCCCGGTTGCGGGAAGGGGCAGGCAGGGGAAACGGTCCCGCGCAGCGGACCCGGGGCCTACCCCTCGGCGATGACCACCGCGGACGCGATGCCCGCGTCGTGACTGAGCGACACGTGCCAGGAGCGGACGCCGAGTTCGGCGGCGCGGGCGGCGACCGTGCCGTGGACGCGGAGCAGCGGGCGGCCGGAGTCCTCCACACACACCTCGGCGTCCGTCCACAGCAGGCCTGCCGGTGCGCCGAGAGCCTTCGCCAGGGCCTCCTTCGCCGCGAACCGCGCCGCGAGGGAGGCGTACCCGCGCTGCTCACCGCTCGGCAACATCAACTCCTGTTCCAGGAAGAGCCTTTCGGCCATGCCCGGTGTCCGCTTCATGGACGCGGCGAAACGGTCGATCTCCGCCACGTCGATCCCCACCCCGATGATCATTCGACCTCACTCCACCGTCACGGACTTCGCCAGGTTCCGCGGCTGGTCCACCTCGTTGCCGCGGGCCGTCGCCAGCTCGCACGCGAAGACCTGCAGCGGTACCGCCGCGACCATCGGCTGGAGCAGCGTCGGCGTCGCCGGGATGCGGACCAGATGGTCGGCGTACGGCACAACCGCCTCGTCCCCCTCCTCCGCGATCACGATGGTCCGGGCGCCACGGGCCCGGATCTCCTGGATGTTGGACACGATCTTGTCGTGCAGCACGGAGCGCCCACGCGGCGACGGCACGACGACCACCACCGGCAGGTCCTTGTCGATCAGCGCGATCGGCCCGTGCTTGAGCTCGCCCGCGGCGAATCCCTCCGCGTGCATGTAGGCCAGTTCCTTGAGCTTCAGCGCGCCCTCCAGGGCCACGGGGTAGCCCACATGGCGGCCGAGGAACAGCACCGTGTTCTTGTCCGCCAGGGAACGGGCCAGTTCCCGCACCGGTTCCATCGTCTCCAGGACCCGTTCGACCTGGCCGGAGATCTGCGCCAGGTCGCGGACGACGGCGCGGATCTCGTCCGCCCACTTGGTGCCGCGGACCTGGCCGAGATAGAGCGCCAGCAGGTAGCAGGCGACCAGCTGCGTCAGGAAGGCCTTCGTGGAGGCGACGGCGACCTCGGGTCCGGCGTGCGTGTAGAGCACGGCGTCGGACTCCCTCGGGATCGTCGACCCGTTGGTGTTGCAGATGGCGAGGACCTTCGCGCCCTGTTCACGCGCGTGCCGCAGCGCCATGAGGGTGTCCATGGTCTCGCCGGACTGCGAGATGGCGATCACCAGTGTCCGCGGGTCGAGGATCGGGTCCCGGTAGCGGAACTCGCTCGCCAGCTCGACCTCGCACGGGATGCGGGTCCAGTGCTCGATGGCGTACTTGGCGATGAGGCCCGCGTGGAAGGCGGTCCCGCAGGCGACGATGACGACCTTGTCCGCCTCGCGCAGCACGGACTGCGGGATGCGCACCTCGTCGAGGGTCAGCTCGCCGGACGCGCCGATACGGCCGAGGAGTGTGTCGGCGACCGCCTTGGGCTGTTCGGCGATCTCCTTGAGCATGAAGTAGTCGTAGCCGCCCTTCTCGGCGGCGGAGGCGTCCCAGTCGACGTGGTACGAGTGGACCTCCGCGGGCTCTCCGTCGAAGCCGGTGACCGTCACGGCGTCGCGACGGAGTTCCACCACCTGGTCCTGGCCCAGCTCGATCGCGGACCGGGTGTGGGCGATGAACGCGGCCACGTCCGACGCGAGGAAGGACTCGCCCTCGCCGACGCCCACCACCAGCGGCGAGTTCCGCCGGGCGCCCACCACCACGTCCGGCTCGTCCGCGTGGACCGCGACCAGCGTGAAGGCGCCCTCCAGTTGTCTGCACACCATCCGCATCGAGTCCGCGAGGTCCCCCGTGGAGGAGAACGACTCCGCGAGCAGATGGGCCACGACCTCGGTGTCGGTCTCCGACCGGAGGTCGTGGCCGCGCTCGGCCAGCTCGCCGCGCAGGGCCGCGAAGTTCTCGATGATGCCGTTGTGGACGACGGCGACGCGGCCCGCGTTGTCGAGGTGCGGATGCGCGTTGAGGTCCGTGGGGCCGCCGTGGGTGGCCCAGCGGGTATGGCCGATGCCGGTGGAGCCGCTCGGCAGCGGCCGCTCGACCAGTTCCTTCTCCAGATTGACGAGTTTGCCCGCCTTCTTCGCCGGGGCGAGCCCCCCGTCGGCGAGTACCGCGACTCCGGCCGAGTCGTAGCCGCGGTACTCGAGCCGCTTCAGCCCGGCGATGACCACATCGAGCGCCGACTGTCCGCCGACGTAACCCACGATTCCGCACATGGCGGCAGCCTACGGTTCCGAGCGTGTGCGGGCAGGTCAGCCGAGCTTGGCCGCCTGCGCGTCGATGACGGCGGTCGGCAGCGGAAGGACGCCCTCGGGAGCCATGAGGTTGTACGAGGAGAACGACACGAACGTGCCGCCCTTGCGCACGACCGCCACGTTGAACGGCAGCTTCTCCCCCTCCTGCTCGGCGGTCATCGTCCACGCGACGGCCTCGTCGCCGCCCGAGACCTTCGCCTCGGTCAGCTTCAGGATCTTCTGCTCGTTGCCGGCCATCGTCAGGGTGAAGCCGTCGGCGCAGCTCGCCCCCGCGGACTTGAGGGCCGAGAACGCGTCGGCCGCACCCTGGCCCTCGTAGGACGAGAGCGCGATCAGCGACGTCGTGATGTCGAAGGCGCCCTCGATCGCGCCGTCCTTGCCGGCGTTCTTCACGTCGGGCTCCGCGGTGGCCCTGACCTTCACCGTCGCAACCGGCTCGCCCATGGGCGCGGCGGCCACGGCCCTGGCGAGCGGCTCGCACTCGGCCTTGTCCGTCTTGACGTCCTTGGCGGCGATGTCGTCCTGCGGTCCGGCCTTCACGATCTTGTGTGCCTTGACGTCGCCCTGGACGAGCGCGACCTTCTCCAGCTCGGCCGCGGTCAGCGCCTTGGTCGCGGGCTCGGCGGCAGCGGACTCCTTGCCCTTGGCCTTGGTGTCGTCCTTCGTCCCCCCGCCGGAACCCTCGCCGCCACAGGCGCTGACCAGCAGAACCAGGGACGCCGCGGCGGCGGCCAGGGCAGTACGGCGTACAGCAGTGCTTCGCATGGCGCAAACTTCCTCGAATGATCGCAGCGACCCCTCCCGAGGCGGCGGCTCACGCCTGGCCGGCTCCGTATCGCTGCTGGTGAGCCGTACCTTAACCCGTGGCTCGGACACCGCCCGGCTGCGCTGTCACACCTTGGCCCGGTACGCCCGCATCGCCAGGGGACAGAACACCAGCGTGATGCCGGCCGCCCACACCAGCGACCACATCACCGGCTCTCCCACGGGGCCGCCGAGGAGCAGGCCGCGGAACGCGTCGGACAGATGGGTCACCGGGTTCACGTCGCTGAAGGCCTGCAGCCAGCCGGGCATCGTGTCGACCAGCACGAAGGCGCTGCTGGTGAACGTGATCGGGAAGATGAGCGTGAAGCCGAAGGCCTGCACCTTCTCCGCGTCACCCGCCAGCATCCCGATGAGCACCGCGCACCACGAGACGGCTGCCGCGAAGACCACCAGCAGCAACGCGCCCAGCAGGAAGCCCCCGAGACCGCCGGTCACCCGGAAGCCGAGCAGCAGGCCGAGACCGATCATCAGCAGCATGGCCCACACATGCTTGGTGAGGTCGGCGGCTATCCGGCCGACGAGTGGGGCGGAGCGTGTGATCGGCAGGCTGCGCAGCCGGTCGAAGACGCCCTTGGTCAGGTCGGTGTTGAGCGCCATGGCCGTGTACATGGTCATGAACAGGGTGTTCTGCACGATGATCCCGGGGAGCGCGTACTTCAGATACGCGTCCGGGGAACCGGCCATCTGCCCGCCCAGCACATAGGTGAACAGAAAGACGAACATGATCGGCGTGATGCTGTAGTCCACCAGCTCCAGCGGATTGTGCTTGACGGCCACCAGGCTGCGCCACGCCATCGTGAACGTCTGCCGCAGCCCGTCGAGCGGCTTCACCCTGCCGGGCCGCCGCCCCGATGCGACGGGCATCGTCGTCGCGGTCATGTCGGACTCACCGCCGTCTCCCTCCTCTGCTCGTCGTCCACGTGGCCGGCCTCGTCCGCTTCGCGGGCGGACTTGTCGGGCTGGTCGGACTCCTTCTGCGGCTCGGCCCGGTGGCCGGTCAGGGCCAGGAACACCTCGTCCAGCGACGACCGGCGCAGCGTCAGCTCGCCCACGGCTATCCCCTCGCGGTCGAGCGTGCGCACCACCGCCGGCATCAGCTCGGTGTCCTTGACGGGCACGATGACCGACTCGCCCTCGATCTGCGTCTGCGTCCCCGCCGCCTTGGCCACCAGCGCGTGCGTACGCGCCAGGTCGTCCGCGGCGACCGGCCTCACCTGCAGGACCTGTCCACCGACCTCGGACTTCAGGGCGTCCGGAGTGCCTTCGGCGATGACGCGGCCCTTGTCGATGACCACGATGTCGTCGGCGAGCAGATCCGCCTCGTTCAGATACTGGGTGGTCAGCAGCGCGGTCGCGCCGTCGGCTATCAGGGCGCGCAGCATGTCCCACAGCTCTCCGCGGCTGTGCGGGTCCAGGCCCGTGGTGGGCTCGTCCAGGAAGAGGATGCTCGGCCGGCCGACCAGGCTCGCCGCCAGGTCCAGCCGGCGCCGCATACCGCCGGAGAAGGTCTTCACGGCCCGGCCCGCCGCGTCGCCGAGCCTGAACCGGTCCAGCAGCTCGGCGGCCCGTGCCCTGGACTCCCGTCTCGGCAGACCGAGCAGTCGGCCGATGAGCAGCAGATTCTCCGTGCCGGTCAGATTCTCGTCGACTGCCGCGTACTGTCCGGTGAGGCCGATGAGGGAGCGCACCGCACCGGCCTCCCGGACGACGTCATGGCCCGCCACGGTGGCCCGTCCCGCGTCGGGCGTCAGGAGCGTGGCGAAGATCCGTACGGCCGTCGTCTTCCCCGCCCCGTTCGGCCCGAGCAGCCCCAGCACCGAACCGGTGCGGGCCGCCAGGTCGACACCTGCCAGCGCTTCGGTCTCCTTGAAACGCTTGGCCAAACCTTCTGCCTGGATCGCGTACGTCATAGGACACCCCTCGGGGATTTCGGACGTCGCGGGTCGGCGCCCACCTCATCGACAACTGTGACGCACGCCACTGACATTCCGGCCGGGAGCGGCCCGCCGCCCCTCCCCCGCGTGACCGAGCACACGGCCCACAACCGCGCCGTACGCACGACAATGGCCCTGTGATCACTTCGCCGCCACGGAGCGCCCACCGCCGGGCCGAGCATCCGTCGACCCCGTACGTCGACCTCACCCGCGCGGAGTGGAGCGCCCTGCGCGAAAAAACACCGCTGCCCCTCACCGCCGAGGAGGTCGAGCAGCTCCGCGGGCTCGGCGACGTCATCGACCTCGACGAGGTCCGCGACGTCTACCTGCCGCTCTCCCGGCTGCTGAACCTGTACGTCCAGGCCACCGCCGGGCTGCGCGGCGCCCTCAACACGTTCCTCGGTGACGCGGGGAACGGCCACGGCGAGCAGCGGGGCACGCCCTTCGTCATAGGGGTCGCCGGCTCCGTCGCGGTCGGCAAGTCGACCGTCGCCCGGCTCCTCCAGGCGCTGCTGGCCCGCTGGCCGGAGCACCCGAGGGTCGAGCGGGTGACCACCGACGGGTTCCTGTTGCCCATGAAGGAGCTCCAGGCCCGTGGGCTGATGTCACGCAAGGGCTTCCCCGAGTCGTACGACCGCCGGGCGCTGACCCGTTTCGTGGCCGACATCAAGGCCGGCAAGGACGAGGTCACCGCGCCCGTCTACTCGCACCTGATCTACGACATCGTCCCGGACGAGCGGCTGACCGTGCGCCGCCCGGACATCCTGATCGTGGAGGGGCTCAACGTCCTGCAGCCGGCGCTGCCCGGCAAGGACGGCCGGACCAGGGTCGGTCTCGCCGACTACTTCGACTTCAGCGTGTACGTCGACGCCCGTGCGGAGGACATCGAGACCTGGTACCTCAACCGGTTCCGCAAGCTGCGGGAGACGGCGTTCCAGGACCCTTCCTCGTACTTCAGGAAGTACACCCAGGTCTCCGAGGAGGAGGCGCTCGACTACGCCCGCACCATGTGGCGGACCGTCAACAAGCCGAACCTGCTGGAGAACGTGGCGCCCACCCGCGGGCGGGCCGCACTGGTGCTGCGCAAGGGCCCCGAC
This genomic interval carries:
- the glmS gene encoding glutamine--fructose-6-phosphate transaminase (isomerizing), which produces MCGIVGYVGGQSALDVVIAGLKRLEYRGYDSAGVAVLADGGLAPAKKAGKLVNLEKELVERPLPSGSTGIGHTRWATHGGPTDLNAHPHLDNAGRVAVVHNGIIENFAALRGELAERGHDLRSETDTEVVAHLLAESFSSTGDLADSMRMVCRQLEGAFTLVAVHADEPDVVVGARRNSPLVVGVGEGESFLASDVAAFIAHTRSAIELGQDQVVELRRDAVTVTGFDGEPAEVHSYHVDWDASAAEKGGYDYFMLKEIAEQPKAVADTLLGRIGASGELTLDEVRIPQSVLREADKVVIVACGTAFHAGLIAKYAIEHWTRIPCEVELASEFRYRDPILDPRTLVIAISQSGETMDTLMALRHAREQGAKVLAICNTNGSTIPRESDAVLYTHAGPEVAVASTKAFLTQLVACYLLALYLGQVRGTKWADEIRAVVRDLAQISGQVERVLETMEPVRELARSLADKNTVLFLGRHVGYPVALEGALKLKELAYMHAEGFAAGELKHGPIALIDKDLPVVVVVPSPRGRSVLHDKIVSNIQEIRARGARTIVIAEEGDEAVVPYADHLVRIPATPTLLQPMVAAVPLQVFACELATARGNEVDQPRNLAKSVTVE
- the alr gene encoding alanine racemase, producing the protein MSHTAPPRRTAPLRARAEIDLAALRANVRALRARAPRAALMAVVKSDAYGHGMVPCARAALEAGATWLGTATPHEALTLRDAGIQGRIMCWLWTPGGPWREGIEADLDMSVSGMWALEEVTAAAKEAGRPARVQLKADTGLGRNGCQPADWPELVAAARAAEEDGLVDVTGLWSHFACADEPGHPSIAAQLGVFHDMVDHAEKAGIEPEVRHMANSPATLTIPESHFDLVRTGIAMYGISPSPELGTPADFGLRPVMTLAASVALVKHVPAGHGVSYGHHYVTDAETTLGLIPVGYADGIPRHASGRGPVLVAGEWRRVAGRVAMDQFVVDLGGQRVPEGSEAVLFGPGDRGEPSAEDWAQAADTIAYEIVTRIGTRVPRVHLNEDPEAFETSGKHPHE
- a CDS encoding ATP-binding cassette domain-containing protein yields the protein MTYAIQAEGLAKRFKETEALAGVDLAARTGSVLGLLGPNGAGKTTAVRIFATLLTPDAGRATVAGHDVVREAGAVRSLIGLTGQYAAVDENLTGTENLLLIGRLLGLPRRESRARAAELLDRFRLGDAAGRAVKTFSGGMRRRLDLAASLVGRPSILFLDEPTTGLDPHSRGELWDMLRALIADGATALLTTQYLNEADLLADDIVVIDKGRVIAEGTPDALKSEVGGQVLQVRPVAADDLARTHALVAKAAGTQTQIEGESVIVPVKDTELMPAVVRTLDREGIAVGELTLRRSSLDEVFLALTGHRAEPQKESDQPDKSAREADEAGHVDDEQRRETAVSPT
- the coaA gene encoding type I pantothenate kinase, with amino-acid sequence MITSPPRSAHRRAEHPSTPYVDLTRAEWSALREKTPLPLTAEEVEQLRGLGDVIDLDEVRDVYLPLSRLLNLYVQATAGLRGALNTFLGDAGNGHGEQRGTPFVIGVAGSVAVGKSTVARLLQALLARWPEHPRVERVTTDGFLLPMKELQARGLMSRKGFPESYDRRALTRFVADIKAGKDEVTAPVYSHLIYDIVPDERLTVRRPDILIVEGLNVLQPALPGKDGRTRVGLADYFDFSVYVDARAEDIETWYLNRFRKLRETAFQDPSSYFRKYTQVSEEEALDYARTMWRTVNKPNLLENVAPTRGRAALVLRKGPDHKVQRLSLRKL
- a CDS encoding NAD(P)H-hydrate dehydratase, yielding MRTAYSVETVRHAEAQLMARLPEGALMQRAAAGLAAACAGLLGRVYGARIVLLVGSGDNGGDALYAGARLARRGAGVVAVPLARDRVHRGGLTALLAAGGHVADDPFEALASADLVLDGITGIGGHGGLRAEAVPVARAARGSDAAVVAVDLPSGIEADTGQVRGEALRADATVTFGTYKPGLLVDPGKEYAGTVRLVGIGLEDHLPSLPELEALQHADVGRMLPVPAAESDKYRRGVVGVVAGSARYPGAAVLSVAGALRGGSGAVRYVGPAADAVIAHFPETLVHAGPPGKAGRVQAWVVGPGLGDDADAVREVLASDVPVLVDADGLRLLDVAAVRDRQAPTLLTPHAGEAAALLGVAREAVEAARLDSVRELAARFGATVLLKGSTTLVAAPDRERSPVRVNSMGTPWLATAGSGDVLSGLAGSLLAAGLDARDAGSAAAYLHGLAARHAAAQGAPVTATEVAAALPAAWRDVCAG
- a CDS encoding holo-ACP synthase; translated protein: MIIGVGIDVAEIDRFAASMKRTPGMAERLFLEQELMLPSGEQRGYASLAARFAAKEALAKALGAPAGLLWTDAEVCVEDSGRPLLRVHGTVAARAAELGVRSWHVSLSHDAGIASAVVIAEG
- a CDS encoding ABC transporter permease → MTATTMPVASGRRPGRVKPLDGLRQTFTMAWRSLVAVKHNPLELVDYSITPIMFVFLFTYVLGGQMAGSPDAYLKYALPGIIVQNTLFMTMYTAMALNTDLTKGVFDRLRSLPITRSAPLVGRIAADLTKHVWAMLLMIGLGLLLGFRVTGGLGGFLLGALLLVVFAAAVSWCAVLIGMLAGDAEKVQAFGFTLIFPITFTSSAFVLVDTMPGWLQAFSDVNPVTHLSDAFRGLLLGGPVGEPVMWSLVWAAGITLVFCPLAMRAYRAKV
- a CDS encoding alpha/beta fold hydrolase; translation: MSETGTGDVAEAAVGAAAAAAEAASGNWRRAGFAGAAIGVVAAGAAAGVALERLTVGRGMRRKARLALDAAGPYGALRGTPGKALADDGTALYYEVDEVDPEAAAPRRRRLFGHKTPAPVTVVFSHGYCLSQDSWHFQRAALRGLVRTVHWDQRSHGRSARGTSQDGSGGRPVTIDRLGRDLKTVIDAAAPGGPLVLVGHSMGGMTMMALAAHHPELVRERVVGAAFVGTSSGKLGEVSYGLPVAGVNAVRRVLPGVLRALGSQAELVERGRRATADLFAGLVKRYSFSSKDVDPAVARFAERMIESTPIDVVAEFYPAFAEHDKTEALTVFQELPVLVLAGDKDLVTPSTHSEAIGDVLRGAELVIVPDAGHLVMLEHPETVTDRIADLLVRAGAVSAAATVGRYGSTAHPGD